A window of the Salvelinus fontinalis isolate EN_2023a chromosome 26, ASM2944872v1, whole genome shotgun sequence genome harbors these coding sequences:
- the LOC129824059 gene encoding LOW QUALITY PROTEIN: sickle tail protein-like (The sequence of the model RefSeq protein was modified relative to this genomic sequence to represent the inferred CDS: inserted 1 base in 1 codon): MTSKSSRQGRPSSAGSKQPSQRKECPAGNRSCMLRVGERLMRAGSEGNLHAVRPKPAQQTPLEGGHQKSGSITAKESGNNNPRLSSPEDVKRLHRQQNLENQNHHSEPHSPSTAPRRYSIGGQGHRSTRDPLTMQHADIERKKEVFLEHLKQRYPHHAAVIMGHQDHLMGHQDHLRDIRSPQHSVSPPPGVGEQLEHLSVVSLESLETMSEGDCPAAFTRGCRARASLPVVHSANQTSDRSLGVLYLQYAEETKQIRMPNEITSGDTVRALFVSAFPQQLTMKMLESPSVAVYIKDDTRNIYYELTDVRNITPGCCLKVYHKDPAHAFNRSNARSNNADSRIPREILYGSHSPVHTLQSTRIPVHAIQGSMSPPMARSMPSSPSRIPYGPQAGGGVPGSATLPRASMSSGPPSRSVTPCPSAILERRDVKPDEDLSSKSMALVRADGLYVNVTDPYAVQEGRLSIASSQGGSHTGDVVDMGGGLLRASGKSTASYSENPEQQHSLYRQKCRRYGENQGLPPFGTKTPPSSPHRVNEVRMIDNHGPVAPERGSPIRRSLRRESNGNTVEVVNRTRGSVSSVSSSPVFLEFSPGHHGDKLFQGHLTPNDPQTSERMKAMEQQIASLAGLVQHALFIGPAERDGRTASPFHVNNSAGVSAVPAARSPALLADTASALVSQAHPPDLALQVTLTTVRRNVTDLRQQLHQLRQLQMQNQDSVRVMLKRAEQELSETLQRQQHETEPAQRQRTTVDEERHKYLAMEERVLAQLRELEEYVDCLRRDLSSSPGQLSVTLRDVEEGAVNLRRVGEVLAGLKGEFPSLQGKMRTVLRGEVEAVHFLKEEPHKMDSMLKRVKALTEALSGLRRCVTENHPHDPEPGAAKAFIEEAVEPSIAQSDPPLRNPPTVESPKPQPRSSVRPPLPQLQGQNPAVRPDMAPTSPVVIHRVKSSPVNMQPCQHSVALPHHHHPSPPLTPTHGRDSPTVAKVSPRSRENSPALQKRMITWCGDGPAPMASSTETTTQPPGSAENQTNRGSIKNRVMDIEAAEREGVVEEGRPPQRSATSAGNQFEQILQEAQASLMRAIPDLELTETGRSESQFPNPPLAPDQPSLPQTLPDPKIPLNTPLLDEMDVPQPTEASLPEPNQPANVTSEMTVQGSPERPHRPMVEKPRRPSVEREMRNSPEKAGKSPPPPPPRRFFTSPSSPGLTTGRSGEVVFTTRKEAATTRDDEEEVFLQPSLKPTRQPPEVKPKPQTTSVITASAEPEEEEDEEEDEEEDTFMKELQVFQKCTLRDVGTKCVVDLTSTPSQVRQIEPELPLSPKVPKESQENQGKEKSVLNTNENRFDTVPKSPRVMYYVMGQISNEKPPSGRTDQSEGREGTVSPSQVANTNMLDSQQPELLTADESPLVVECQDCRPKTQKIAVGEDSEKASLVDENDLKNPVESQKEEVAEPVCSTILAEKKDLPAHTELSTHPANSIPSSPPVPVIQPMTIIAQEGSGSPVSPPPVESVNLDDSLSQQVVFRSTRGRAPRYVEESSSLNPDLPDEEGSPPPENISFMMITSNRVQALSTRQYQGIVSSTNGFEIQTVKVGNDTTTSVSQEEHCGFDRKPVIIIFDEPMDIRSAYKRMSTIFECEEELDVMLHQKSIEEENEEAEKNVPQVKPNTDLQQANKTAVTENTASGHSNTPAVVAQQTSTSECSSPEQSKTESSNGSKPESKNKFKFKFPTKKLAAISQAIRTGTKTGKKTLQVVVYEDGEDGHMKETKRFEINSSSKPQTDSSHLTTVNNVMSSSTLTFSNSKRRTEAICKNTYESRNSLDETIKKREITVENISPSALKIDSCEVCPSTVKLKREREGSPSKRSVPPQVSKSLNPQSKKSKPQVPQLPRPSITSSSKKQNTSGSPSSSQMSLSASALSWQQPAGSADKPGGKAHKLQGNQKQFRQAIRSTKKAGGDSNHSFLALPASKIPAFCHSSGKNMSSPDPNSVPNPIKSPSSFPSSSHKSFIPSLNPSRLISPSPSLNDRRQNLSLSSQTQNGRPSHFSYCSSSSSSSNSPSSNSSSLSPTSTSSTSSSPPXLSPTAMSQGARSIHRIAHIPSFTGHKMQCGHSSKTTQTPAASLSKDI; encoded by the exons ATCAGGAGCCCCCAGCACTCGGTCAGCCCCCCGCCCGGTGTAGGGGAGCAACTGGAGCACCTATCCGTGGTCTCTCTGGAGTCTCTGGAGACCATGTCAGAGGGAGATTGTCCTGCTGCCTTCACCCGGGGCTGTCGGGCACGGGCCAGCCTGCCGGTGGTCCACTCTGCCAACCAGACCAGCGACAGATCACTGG GTGTGCTGTACCTGCAGTACGCAGAGGAGACCAAGCAGATCCGGATGCCCAATGAAATCACCAGTGGAGACACCGTCAGAGCTCTGTTTGTGAGTGCCTTCCCCCAGCAGCTCACCATGAAGATGCTGGAGTCTCCCAGTGTGGCCGTCTACATCAAGGATGACACAAGAAATATATACTACGAGCTAACTGATGTCAG AAATATCACACCTGGCTGCTGTCTGAAGGTGTACCACAAAGACCCTGCACATGCCTTCAATCGCAGCAACGCAAGATCCAACAATGCCGACAGCAGG ATACCAAGAGAGATACTGTATGGAAGTCATAGCCCTGTCCACACTTTACAATCCACCCGCATTCCTGTCCACGCCATTCAGGGGTCCATGTCTCCCCCCATGGCCCGCTCCatgccctcctccccctccaggatCCCCTATGGTCCCCAGGCTGGGGGAGGGGTGCCAGGCAGTGCCACCCTCCCCAGGGCCAGCATGTCCAGCGGGCCACCCAGCAGGTCCGTCACCCCCTGCCCCAGTGCCATCCTGGAGAGAAGAGACGTCAAACCTGATGAGGACCTGAGCAGTAAGAGTATGGCGCTGGTGCGTGCCGACGGGCTGTATGTCAACGTCACTGACCCCTACGCTGTCCAGGAGGGCCGGCTGAGTATCGCCTCCTCACAGGGGGGCAGCCACACGGGGGACGTGGTCGACATGGGTGGTGGCCTCCTCCGGGCTTCGGGCAAGTCCACAGCCTCCTATTCAGAGAACCCAGAGCAGCAGCACTCCCTCTACAGGCAGAAGTGTCGGAGGTATGGTGAAAACCAGGGACTACCGCCGTTCGGCACCAAAACCCCACCATCTTCCCCTCACAGAGTGAATGAGGTCAGGATGATTGACAACCATGGCCCTGTGGCCCCGGAGAGGGGGTCTCCTATTCGCCGGTCCCTGCGGAGGGAGAGTAATGGTAATACTGTGGAGGTGGTGAACAGGACCAGGGGTAGTGTGTCCTCTGTGTCCTCCTCTCCTGTGTTCCTGGAGTTCTCCCCAGGGCACCATGGGGACAAATTGTTCCAGGGTCACCTCACCCCCAATGACCCTCAGACCAG TGAGCGAATGAAGGCCATGGAACAACAGATCGCCAGTCTTGCTGGCCTTGTTCAGCATGCACTTTTTATTGGGCCAgctgagagagatgggaggactGCTTCTCCTTTCCATGTAAACAATAGTGCAG gagtgtcagcagttcctgcagcCAGAAGCCCTGCCCTCCTGGCAGACACCGCCAGTGCTCTAGTCTCTCAGGCCCATCCCCCTGACCTCGCCCTGCAGGTCACACTGAccactgtcaggaggaatgtcaCTGATCTGCGACAGCAGCTGCACCAACTCAGACAGCTACAG ATGCAGAACCAGGACAGTGTGAGGGTGATGCTGAAGAGAGCGGAGCAGGAGCTGTCTGAGACCTTACAGAGACAGCAGCATGAGACAGAGCCTGCCCAGAGACAGAGGACCACAGTGGATGAGGAAAGACACAAGTACCTGGCCATGGAGGAGAGAGTACTAGCCCAGCTCAG GGAGCTGGAGGAGTACGTAGACTGTCTGAGAAGAGACTTGTCCTCTTCCCCAGGTCAGCTGTCAGTCACCCTCAGGGATGTGGAGGAGGGAGCTGTCAACCTCAGGAGGGTGGGAGAGGTCTTGGCTGGGCTTAAAG GTGAGTTTCCTAGCCTGCAGGGGAAGATGCGGACAGTTCTGCGTGGGGAGGTAGAGGCAGTGCACTTTCTGAAGGAGGAGCCTCACAAGATGGACAGCATGCTTAAGAGGGTCAAAGCCTTGACGGAAGCTCTCAGCGGTCTCAGAAG ATGTGTCACAGAGAATCATCCTCACGATCCCGAGCCTGGAGCAGCCAAAGCATTCATAGAGGAGGCTGTAGAGCCTTCCATTGCCCAGTCTGATCCCCCACTGAGGAATCCCCCCACCGTGGAGTCCCCCAAACCTCAGCCCAGGTCCTCTGTCAGACCGCCCCTACCCCAGCTCCAGGGCCAGAACCCCGCAGTCAGGCCAGACATGGCCCCCACGTCTCCTGTCGTCATCCACCGTGTGAAGAGCTCTCCCGTCAATATGCAACCGTGTCAGCACTCAGTGGCCCTgccgcaccaccaccaccccagcccCCCGCTGACTCCCACCCATGGCCGAGACTCCCCCACCGTGGCCAAGGTCAGTCCCCGCAGCCGGGAGAACAGCCCTGCCCTGCAGAAGAGAATGATCACCTGGTGCGGAGATGGACCAGCCCCCATGGCTAGCAGCACTGagaccaccacacaaccacctgGCTCAGCGGAGAACCAAACCAACAGGGGCAGCATCAAAAACAGAGTCATGGACATCGAG gctgcagagagagagggggtcgtGGAGGAGGGGAGGCCACCACAGAGATCAGCCACCTCTGCTGGGAATCAGTTTGAGCAGATTCTCCAGGAGGCCCAGGCCAGCTTAATGAGGGCCATCCCCGACCTAGAGTTGACCGAGACGGGGAGGAGTGAGTCTCAGTTTCCCAATCCACCCCTAGCTCCAGACCAGCCATCTCTCCCCCAGACCCTCCCAGACCCAAAGATTCCCCTCAACACTCCACTGCTAGACGAGATGGATGTTCCTCAACCTACTGAGGCATCTCTTCCAG AACCCAATCAGCCAGCTAATGTGACTTCTGAGATGACTGTTCAGGGCAGCCCTGAGCGACCACACAGGCCTATGGTTGAGAAGCCTCGCAGGcccagtgtggagagagagatgaggaacagCCCAGAGAAAGCAGGGAAGTCCCCTCCACCGCCCCCACCACGGAGGTTCTTCACGTCACCATCAAGCCCAGGCCTGACCACAGGGAGGTCTGGAGAAGTCGTATTTACTACCAGGAAGGAAGCTGCCACCACACGG GACGATGAAGAGGAGGTGTTCCTTCAACCCAGTCTCAAACCCACCAGACAGCCCCCAGAGGTCAAGCCCAAACCCCAAACCACATCTGTTATCACAGCCTCAGCTgagccagaggaagaggaggatgaagaagaggatgaggaggaggatacaTTCATGAAGGAACTACAG GTGTTTCAGAAGTGCACTCTTAGAGATGTAGGCACAAAGTGCGTTGTAGACCTCACAAGCACTCCATCCCAAGTCAGACAAATAGAACCAGAGCTCCCCCTCTCACCCAAAGTCCCTAAG GAGAGTCAGGAGAACCAGGGTAAAGAAAAAAGTGTGCTCAACACCAATGAAAACAGATTTGACACTGTACCAAAGAGTCCCAGG GTCATGTATTATGTTATGGGACAGATATCCAATGAAAAGCCTCCATCGGGAAGAACAGACCAatcggaagggagagagggaacagtgTCCCCCTCACAGGTGGCAAACACAAATATGCTTGACTCCCAGCAGCCAGAGTTACTAACAGCAGATGAGTCACCTCTAGTGGTGGAGTGCCAGGATTGTCGTCCTAAAACACAAAAGATAGCAGTTGGAGAAGATAGTGAGAAGGCGAGCCTCGTAGATGAGAATGACCTGAAGAATCCTGTTGAGAGTCAGAAAGAGGAGGTGGCTGAACCTGTGTGTTCTACAATACTTGCAGAGAAGAAAGACTTACCTGCACATACCGAATTGAGCACTCATCCTGCTAACAGTATACCATCATCTCCACCAGTACCAGTAATCCAGCCTATGACTATTATAGCTCAGGAGGGTTCAGGTAGTCCAGTGTCTCCTCCACCAGTAGAGAGTGTGAACCTGGATGACAGCCTGAGCCAGCAGGTAGTATTTAGGTCAACCAGAGGCAGAGCACCACGGTATGTAGAGGAGAGCAGCAGCCTGAACCCTGACCTCCCCGACGAGGAGGGCTCTCCTCCCCCTGAGAACATCTCCTTCATGATGATTACCAGCAACAGAGTGCAGGCTCTATCCACCAGGCAGTACCAGGGGATAGTAAGTAGTACCAACGGGTTCGAGATTCAGACCGTCAAGGTGGGGAACGACACCACCACCAGCGTCAGCCAGGAGGAGCACTGTGGCTTCGACAGGAAGCCTGTGATCATCATATTCGACGAGCCCATGGACATCCGGTCGGCCTACAAGCGTATGTCCACCATCTTTGAGTGTGAGGAGGAGCTGGATGTGATGCTGCACCAGAAGAGCATCGAAGAGGAGAACGAGGAAGCAGAGAAGAATGTACCTCAGGTAAAGCCTAACACTGATCTCCAACAGGCAAACAAGACAGCAGTGACAGAAAACACTGCAAGCGGTCACAGTAATACTCCTGCTGTGGTTGCGCAACAGACAAGTACATCAGAGTGCTCATCGCCAGAACAGTCTAAAACAGAGTCCTCAAATGGCAGCAAACCAGAGTCCAAAAATAAGTTCAAATTCAAGTTCCCAACAAAAAAGCTGGCGGCCATCAGCCAAGCGATTCGCACTGGGACCAAAACAGGCAAGAAGACACTCCAGGTGGTGGTCTATGAGGACGGGGAGGACGGACACATGAAGGAGACCAAGAGGTTTGAGATCAACAGCAGCAGCAAACCCCAAACTGACTCCAGTCACCTCACCACTGTGAATAACGTAATGTCATCAAGCACTCTCACCTTTTCAAACTCTAAACGCAGGACAGAGGCAATCTGTAAGAACACTTACGAGTCCAGAAACAGTTTAGATGAGACCATTAAAAAGCGGGAGATCACTGTGGAGAATATAAGCCCCTCTGCACTTAAGATAGACTCCTGTGAAGTGTGTCCATCCACTGTGAAACTCaaacgagagagggagggcagtcCCTCCAAGAGGTCTGTCCCTCCTCAGGTCTCTAAGTCCCTTAATCCTCAGAGTAAGAAGTCCAAACCACAAGTTCCACAGCTTCCCAGACCGTCCATTACGAGCAGCTCCAAGAAACAG AATACCAGTGGCTCTCCTTCTTCAAGTCAGATGTCACTTTCTGCATCTGCATTGTCCTGGCAGCAACCAGCCGGGTCAGCTGACAAACCAGGAGGAAAAGCTCATAAGCTCCAGGGCAATCAGAAGCAGTTTCGACAG GCCATCAGAAGTACTAAGAAAGCAGGTGGGGATAGTAACCATTCTTTCCTTGCTTTACCTGCGTCTAAGATCCCAGCCTTTTGTCATAGCTCTGGAAAAAACATGTCATCCCCAGATCCTAACTCTGTGCCTAACCCTATTAAATCACCTTCATCCTTCCCGTCCTCCTCACACAAGTCTTTCATCCCGTCTCTTAATCCGAGTCGTCTCATCTCTCCTAGCCCGTCTCTCAATGACAGACGTCAAAATCTTTCCCTCTCGTCTCAAACCCAAAATGGCCGACCTAGCCATTTCTCTTACtgctcatcttcctcttcctcctccaactCCCCCTCTTCCAACTCATCCTCTTTGTCCCCCACATCCACgtcctccacctcatcctcccctc tcctctccccgaCTGCCATGAGTCAAGGTGCAAGGAGTATCCACCGCATTGCACATATACCCAGCTTCACCGGTCACAAGATGCAATGTGGACACAGCAGCAAAACCACACAAACACCAGCAGCTTCTTTATCCAAGGACATATGA